In Halobacterium sp. R2-5, the following are encoded in one genomic region:
- a CDS encoding OsmC family protein, producing the protein MSTTEPTEAVKQGIDLEKFHEFVEYATANPEDVQMKLGARAPYEGRLFHSLAKVDEYTLGGEDIHRETREYTLPLGAWREVEEAAGFVDPTDRMEPIEVALAALTGCLNVVVGVTALANDIELDELETTVRLDFDPRVVLMIHDVDRAEESFGDIDVEIAVSGENLSEADADVLAAGAKRSPVWSLMNFAHDMDPAVTVGSTSGTAD; encoded by the coding sequence ATGTCGACGACAGAACCAACTGAAGCGGTGAAGCAGGGTATCGACCTCGAGAAGTTCCACGAGTTCGTCGAGTACGCGACGGCGAACCCCGAGGACGTTCAGATGAAACTCGGAGCCCGGGCTCCGTACGAGGGACGGCTCTTCCACAGTCTAGCGAAGGTCGACGAGTACACGCTCGGCGGGGAGGACATCCACCGCGAGACGCGCGAGTACACGCTGCCACTCGGGGCGTGGCGAGAGGTGGAGGAGGCCGCCGGGTTCGTCGACCCGACCGACCGCATGGAGCCGATCGAAGTGGCGCTCGCAGCGCTCACTGGCTGTCTCAACGTAGTTGTCGGCGTCACGGCGCTGGCCAACGACATCGAACTGGACGAACTCGAGACGACCGTCCGACTGGACTTCGACCCGCGCGTCGTCCTCATGATTCACGACGTCGACCGAGCCGAGGAGAGCTTCGGCGACATCGACGTCGAGATAGCGGTTAGCGGGGAGAATCTCTCGGAAGCGGACGCGGACGTTCTGGCCGCCGGTGCGAAGCGCTCCCCGGTCTGGTCGCTGATGAACTTCGCTCACGACATGGACCCGGCCGTCACCGTGGGTAGCACGTCCGGAACTGCGGACTGA
- a CDS encoding Na+/H+ antiporter subunit E, translating to MTRSWPIAGVLFAVIWVFVRGPQLAPDPLAGSLLLGLAVGFPMAYVFRRLYEDTFVLRRSFRGVPYAALYLLTFVREAVVSSVDVTYRVLAPSEPIEPEVILIPLRVRSDLGVTTIANSITMTPGSLTLDYDAEENALYVHVIDGSDPEDIVDPIRDWEDYALVVFDEELSPGDPAPDFAVYPPDRTHPVLEQAAPDVEDEEADEADAEDDEAEQPAEEPTGGDDDGR from the coding sequence GTGACCCGCAGCTGGCCGATCGCCGGCGTCCTGTTCGCCGTCATCTGGGTGTTCGTCCGCGGGCCGCAACTCGCGCCCGACCCGCTCGCCGGGTCGCTGCTGCTCGGGCTCGCGGTCGGCTTCCCCATGGCCTACGTCTTCCGGCGCCTGTACGAGGACACGTTCGTCCTCCGCCGGTCGTTCCGCGGCGTCCCGTACGCCGCGCTGTACCTGCTGACGTTCGTCCGGGAGGCCGTCGTCTCCAGCGTCGACGTCACGTACCGCGTGCTCGCGCCCTCGGAACCCATCGAACCCGAGGTCATCCTCATCCCGCTGCGGGTGCGGTCGGACCTCGGCGTCACCACCATCGCCAACAGCATCACCATGACACCCGGCTCGCTCACGCTCGACTACGACGCCGAGGAGAACGCGCTGTACGTCCACGTCATCGACGGCAGCGACCCCGAGGACATCGTCGACCCCATCCGCGACTGGGAGGACTACGCGCTCGTCGTCTTCGACGAGGAGCTCTCCCCGGGTGACCCCGCGCCCGACTTCGCCGTCTACCCGCCCGACCGGACCCACCCGGTTCTCGAACAGGCTGCGCCCGACGTCGAGGACGAGGAGGCAGACGAAGCAGATGCGGAGGACGACGAGGCAGAACAGCCGGCCGAGGAGCCGACGGGAGGTGACGACGATGGCCGCTGA
- the mbhE gene encoding hydrogen gas-evolving membrane-bound hydrogenase subunit E translates to MPPDLTVVSTIVALPFVAAALSPLLYRALGERTGYAGALVAAACFGLLTTQVDSHGTVGTPWVPSLDVGVQFTVDGWGLLFALLASGIGVLVFVYSAAYMHGEDGLARYYAALLAFMGSILGVALASDLVLVFLFWELTSLCSFVLIGHYTDDDESRYSARMAMVVTVGGGLCLLAALLLLAVAARGALGGVTFDLTAMLANGEAMRAALRETGLFVPALVLVVVAAAAKSAQVPLHFWLPNAMVAPTPVSAFLHSATMVKVGVYFLGRLRPLLASDEWTLLVATLGLLTMLVGALLAVAATDTKELLAYSTASHLGLMVAGFGFDVVYGGEAGAFHLLNHALFKAPLFLVAGIVAHEAGSRSLEALGGLWRDLPLTAAVAGVAGLSMAGIPPFNGFYSKELLFEAAYEVAHEAGGLAWLYPAVATIASVFTVVYSLKFLAMFVGERRAPVDDVHRPPVALVAPPAVLAAAAAVVSISPQLAVDAIVQSAVEATATGDAHLEVGLPTHLSPPVAMSAVAVLGGFAAYPFTGRLAALVGRGLDTPLPVRPSGWYDWTVTTATSASAQFGPLVHNGVLRTYVSWVAAAGSALALAGFAVAAGLPAIDGLGAPLAVVVVLAVAVVAAVAVITASSHVAGVLTLSILGFMLAIFFILASAPDLALTQLVVETLVLLIFLLVLQRLPSFYSDARRLALARDAGVSVLVGAMAFVAVLLTARGPGADPTAVASYYTEQAVPGGGGTNVVNVILVDFRAFDTLGELLVVTVAALAILVLVTMRTRAEESGTESTEERPADGGDAP, encoded by the coding sequence ATGCCACCAGACCTCACCGTCGTCTCGACGATCGTCGCCCTGCCGTTCGTCGCCGCGGCGCTCTCGCCGCTGCTCTATCGCGCCCTCGGCGAACGCACGGGCTACGCGGGCGCGCTCGTCGCCGCGGCGTGTTTCGGGCTGCTGACGACGCAGGTCGACAGCCACGGCACCGTCGGGACGCCGTGGGTGCCGTCGCTCGACGTGGGCGTCCAGTTCACGGTCGACGGCTGGGGACTACTGTTCGCGCTGCTCGCGAGCGGTATCGGCGTCCTCGTATTCGTCTACTCCGCGGCGTACATGCACGGCGAGGACGGGCTCGCGCGCTACTACGCGGCGCTTTTGGCGTTCATGGGGTCGATTCTCGGGGTCGCGCTCGCCTCGGACCTCGTGCTCGTCTTCCTGTTCTGGGAGCTGACCAGCCTCTGCTCGTTCGTGCTCATCGGCCACTACACGGACGACGACGAGTCGCGCTACTCCGCGCGGATGGCGATGGTCGTCACCGTCGGCGGCGGACTCTGTCTGCTCGCCGCCCTGCTCCTGCTCGCAGTCGCGGCGCGGGGCGCGCTCGGCGGCGTCACCTTCGACCTGACGGCGATGCTGGCGAACGGCGAGGCGATGCGCGCCGCGCTCCGCGAGACCGGGCTGTTCGTGCCCGCGCTCGTGCTCGTCGTCGTCGCCGCGGCCGCCAAGTCCGCGCAGGTGCCGCTTCACTTCTGGCTGCCGAACGCGATGGTCGCGCCGACGCCCGTCTCGGCGTTCCTGCACTCCGCGACGATGGTGAAAGTCGGCGTCTACTTCCTCGGCCGCCTGCGTCCCCTCCTGGCGAGCGACGAGTGGACGCTGCTCGTCGCGACGCTCGGACTGCTGACGATGCTCGTCGGGGCGCTGCTGGCGGTCGCCGCGACCGACACCAAGGAGCTGCTCGCGTACTCGACGGCGAGCCACCTCGGGCTGATGGTGGCGGGCTTCGGCTTCGACGTCGTCTACGGCGGCGAGGCGGGCGCGTTCCACCTGCTCAACCACGCGCTGTTCAAGGCGCCGCTGTTCCTCGTCGCGGGCATCGTCGCCCACGAGGCGGGGAGCCGCAGCCTCGAAGCGCTCGGCGGGCTCTGGCGCGACCTCCCGCTGACGGCCGCCGTCGCCGGCGTCGCCGGGCTGAGCATGGCCGGCATCCCGCCGTTCAACGGCTTCTACTCGAAGGAGCTGCTGTTCGAGGCGGCCTACGAGGTCGCCCACGAGGCCGGCGGGCTGGCGTGGCTGTACCCCGCGGTGGCGACGATTGCGAGCGTGTTCACCGTCGTCTACTCGCTGAAGTTCCTCGCGATGTTCGTCGGCGAGCGCCGCGCGCCGGTCGACGACGTTCACCGGCCGCCCGTCGCGCTCGTCGCGCCGCCCGCGGTGCTCGCCGCTGCCGCGGCCGTCGTCAGCATTTCGCCGCAGCTAGCGGTCGACGCCATCGTGCAGAGCGCGGTGGAAGCCACCGCCACTGGCGACGCGCACCTCGAAGTCGGGCTGCCGACGCACCTCTCGCCGCCGGTCGCGATGTCCGCGGTCGCTGTTCTCGGCGGGTTCGCCGCGTACCCGTTCACGGGGCGACTCGCGGCGCTCGTCGGCCGCGGCCTCGACACTCCGCTCCCGGTGCGGCCGAGCGGGTGGTACGACTGGACCGTCACGACGGCTACGTCGGCCAGCGCGCAGTTCGGGCCGCTCGTCCACAACGGCGTCCTGCGGACGTACGTGTCGTGGGTGGCGGCGGCCGGGAGCGCACTCGCGCTCGCCGGCTTCGCCGTCGCAGCGGGACTACCCGCGATCGACGGGCTCGGCGCGCCGCTGGCGGTCGTGGTCGTGCTCGCGGTCGCCGTCGTCGCAGCCGTGGCGGTGATCACCGCCTCCTCGCACGTCGCCGGCGTGCTCACGCTGTCGATCCTCGGGTTCATGCTCGCCATCTTCTTCATCCTCGCGAGCGCGCCCGACCTCGCGCTCACCCAGTTGGTCGTCGAGACGCTCGTGCTGCTCATCTTCCTGCTCGTCCTCCAGCGGCTGCCGTCGTTCTACTCGGACGCCCGCCGGCTCGCACTCGCCCGCGACGCCGGCGTCTCGGTCCTCGTGGGTGCGATGGCGTTCGTCGCCGTCCTCCTGACGGCCCGCGGGCCCGGCGCCGACCCGACGGCGGTCGCCTCCTACTACACCGAGCAGGCGGTCCCGGGCGGCGGCGGTACGAACGTCGTCAACGTCATCCTCGTGGACTTCCGGGCGTTCGACACGCTCGGCGAGCTGCTGGTCGTCACGGTCGCCGCGCTCGCCATCCTCGTGCTCGTGACGATGCGCACCCGCGCCGAAGAGTCCGGCACCGAGAGCACCGAGGAGCGGCCCGCAGACGGGGGTGACGCGCCGTGA
- the mnhG gene encoding monovalent cation/H(+) antiporter subunit G yields the protein MAALGTIQTWAVIVLVVVGSFFLTVGTIGLLRLPNVYNRMHATSKPATIGAVAIFLAGFAYFGPGGAGLPSLIGIVFLFLTVPTGAHMISRAAERTGVPFLGSVTWPGKSDDD from the coding sequence ATGGCCGCACTGGGAACGATACAGACGTGGGCGGTCATCGTCCTCGTCGTCGTCGGGTCGTTCTTCCTCACGGTCGGGACCATCGGCCTGCTGCGGCTGCCGAACGTCTACAACCGCATGCACGCCACGAGCAAGCCCGCGACCATCGGCGCCGTCGCCATCTTCCTCGCCGGCTTCGCGTACTTCGGCCCCGGCGGCGCCGGCCTCCCGTCGCTCATCGGCATCGTCTTCCTCTTCCTCACCGTCCCCACCGGCGCGCACATGATCTCGCGAGCGGCCGAACGCACCGGCGTCCCCTTCCTCGGGTCGGTGACGTGGCCCGGCAAGTCCGACGACGACTGA
- a CDS encoding sodium:proton antiporter has translation MSVVLAATVGALFTVGTFLLLRRDLMRVVFGVAAVSQATFVYLIAMGGVDEGTHDLVPVLAGHGSDVPTVADPVVQALVLTAIVISFGTTALALVLSYRAYEENESMDVTEWVR, from the coding sequence ATGAGCGTCGTCCTCGCGGCAACGGTCGGCGCGCTGTTCACAGTCGGCACCTTCCTGCTGCTGCGGCGGGACCTGATGCGGGTCGTCTTCGGCGTCGCCGCCGTCTCGCAGGCCACGTTCGTCTACCTCATCGCGATGGGCGGCGTCGACGAGGGCACCCACGACCTCGTGCCCGTCCTCGCGGGGCACGGCAGCGACGTCCCGACGGTCGCGGACCCCGTGGTGCAGGCGCTCGTCCTGACCGCCATCGTCATCAGCTTCGGGACGACCGCGCTCGCGCTCGTGCTGTCGTACCGCGCCTACGAGGAGAACGAGTCCATGGACGTCACGGAGTGGGTACGATGA
- a CDS encoding MnhB domain-containing protein — protein MTTTIMRTTARVVVPVVLVLSISLFLQGHNLPGGGFIGGVLAVAAFVLIYVAYDLDYLESGVLDRDVEPTTSIFEHRTVVAYRRALLLGLVIVLGSGIAGTLVGEPFLTQDYVHLEGVPIYHEVELASALVFDLGVFLVVVGSLLTIVSVVSSE, from the coding sequence GTGACGACGACCATCATGCGGACGACCGCGCGCGTCGTCGTCCCCGTCGTGCTCGTGCTCTCGATCTCGCTGTTCCTCCAGGGCCACAACCTCCCCGGCGGCGGGTTCATCGGCGGCGTGCTCGCCGTCGCCGCGTTCGTGCTCATCTACGTCGCCTACGACCTCGACTACCTGGAGTCGGGGGTGCTCGACAGGGACGTCGAGCCCACCACGAGCATCTTCGAGCACCGCACGGTCGTCGCGTACCGCCGCGCGCTGCTCCTCGGGTTGGTGATCGTCCTCGGCAGCGGCATCGCCGGTACGCTCGTCGGCGAGCCGTTCCTGACGCAGGACTACGTCCACCTGGAGGGCGTCCCCATCTACCACGAGGTCGAACTCGCGAGCGCGCTCGTGTTCGACCTCGGCGTGTTCCTCGTCGTCGTCGGCAGCCTCCTGACGATCGTCTCGGTGGTGAGTTCCGAATGA
- a CDS encoding TrkH family potassium uptake protein, which translates to MAVRVNWRQSVAFTGTVIKYLAVAMLVPLAVSLLYGEDTVTFLVAIGITVAVGVALEQLNDDPDLGAREALLLVALAWGAVAVVGAIPYVIAGYGTDSALRLPVNALFESMSGFTTTGATATEEISFEQHSHALLMWRQLSQWLGGMGIIVLMVAILPEAAVNGAQLIESEAPGPELQKLTPKIAETARLLWLFYIGFTVLYVAILLALHYAGMAPDMNAYNAIAHGFTTLPTGGFSPQADSIAAFSPAVQWVVIPFMLVAGMNFALFYLLLQDDYAEFLQDRELQAYLGANAGVAVILWGFLFTGSAPPLELGGVTEGVLENSLRQATFQVASLLNSTGYATSNFAEWGTTAQGVLLFAMFIGGSAGSTGGGVKIVRWLVVFKGIRRQLFTTVHPESVKPVRLGGHVIDEDVVSAVYGFTLLYLLTFGVATVLIMLDAGRVGLEMTVLEATSASLATLGNIGPGFGFLGPFGSYVEFPATSKLLMVFLMWIGRLEIIPVFVMFTGAFWKD; encoded by the coding sequence ATGGCAGTCCGGGTCAACTGGCGGCAGAGCGTCGCGTTCACCGGGACGGTCATCAAGTACCTCGCGGTCGCCATGCTCGTCCCGCTGGCGGTCAGCCTCCTCTACGGGGAGGACACCGTCACCTTCCTGGTGGCCATCGGAATCACGGTCGCCGTCGGCGTCGCGCTCGAACAGCTGAACGACGACCCCGACTTGGGCGCCCGGGAAGCGCTGTTGCTCGTCGCGCTGGCGTGGGGGGCGGTCGCCGTCGTCGGGGCGATCCCGTACGTGATCGCGGGCTACGGCACCGACTCCGCGCTCCGGCTCCCCGTGAACGCGCTGTTCGAGTCGATGAGCGGGTTCACGACGACCGGAGCGACAGCCACCGAGGAGATCTCCTTCGAGCAGCACTCGCACGCGCTGTTGATGTGGCGCCAGCTCAGCCAGTGGCTCGGCGGCATGGGTATCATCGTCCTGATGGTCGCCATCCTCCCGGAGGCCGCGGTCAACGGCGCGCAGCTCATCGAGTCGGAGGCGCCCGGCCCCGAACTCCAGAAGCTCACGCCGAAGATCGCGGAGACCGCGCGGCTGCTGTGGCTGTTCTACATCGGCTTCACGGTGCTGTACGTCGCCATCCTGCTCGCGCTCCACTACGCGGGGATGGCGCCGGACATGAACGCGTACAACGCCATCGCCCACGGCTTCACGACGCTGCCGACCGGCGGGTTCTCCCCGCAAGCGGACAGCATCGCAGCGTTCTCACCCGCGGTCCAGTGGGTCGTCATCCCGTTCATGCTCGTCGCGGGGATGAACTTCGCGCTGTTCTACCTCCTGCTGCAGGACGACTACGCGGAGTTCCTGCAGGACCGCGAGTTACAGGCGTACCTCGGCGCGAACGCGGGCGTCGCCGTCATCCTCTGGGGGTTCCTGTTCACGGGGTCGGCGCCGCCGCTGGAGCTCGGCGGCGTCACCGAGGGCGTCCTCGAGAACTCGCTGCGGCAGGCCACCTTCCAGGTGGCGTCGCTTTTGAACTCCACGGGGTACGCGACGAGCAACTTCGCCGAGTGGGGGACGACCGCGCAGGGCGTCCTGTTGTTCGCGATGTTCATCGGCGGGTCCGCGGGGTCGACCGGCGGCGGCGTGAAGATCGTCCGCTGGCTGGTCGTCTTCAAGGGTATCCGCCGACAGCTGTTCACGACCGTCCACCCCGAGTCCGTGAAGCCAGTGCGCCTCGGCGGCCACGTCATCGACGAGGACGTCGTCAGTGCAGTCTACGGGTTCACGCTCCTCTACTTGCTGACGTTCGGCGTGGCGACGGTGCTCATCATGCTCGACGCGGGCCGCGTCGGCCTCGAAATGACCGTCCTGGAGGCCACCAGTGCGAGCCTCGCGACTCTCGGGAACATCGGGCCCGGGTTCGGGTTCCTCGGGCCGTTCGGGAGCTACGTGGAGTTCCCGGCGACGAGCAAACTGCTGATGGTGTTCCTGATGTGGATCGGTCGCCTCGAAATCATCCCCGTGTTCGTGATGTTCACCGGCGCGTTCTGGAAGGACTGA
- a CDS encoding proton-conducting transporter membrane subunit: MSGLVIAPLLVVLVTAVLALALGRRPRVQRAASVAGVAAYAAVVSAVVWAVVLGPDAPGAAAYQLGGWPAPFGITLVLDGLSAFMLTITAVVGLASMLFSVRYVSAENQRVYYHPLFHLLTVGVTGAFLTGDLFNLFVWFEVMLIVSYVFVAFYGTDYATAASFRYLVLNVFGSALMLVAIGGLYATTGTLNMADMARRLAEPAAYGVDPAPAVGLAALLLAVFALKAGLVPFQFWVPAAYTAAPPPVTAMFAGVTKKVGMYAIVRLYFTVFAGAPVGIDVPGVPGGSPLAFLAPVLAAMGVASILVGGFGAVGQDRLERVFAYSSVGQVGFIAVAVAVAAAATGPLRGVAIAAALVFALHHSLAKGLLFLGAAAVKDATGTDSLPDLGGVAGRSPVLSSAVFVGLLSLVGLPPLTGFFGKLLTFDAAARGLATDARALSALALAALLLGAVLTILYTTRVWARGFWGLETPAVEVATVDTGQVAVVAALAVMVVLVGVGFDPVYRFAETAASAAVDSEAYVDVVGLDGGGSA; the protein is encoded by the coding sequence ATGAGCGGACTGGTCATCGCGCCGCTGCTGGTCGTGCTCGTCACGGCCGTGCTCGCGCTCGCGCTCGGCCGCCGCCCGCGAGTGCAGCGCGCGGCGAGCGTCGCGGGAGTCGCTGCCTACGCCGCGGTCGTCTCCGCCGTCGTCTGGGCGGTCGTCCTCGGGCCGGACGCCCCCGGCGCGGCGGCCTACCAGCTCGGCGGCTGGCCCGCGCCGTTCGGCATCACGCTCGTCCTCGACGGGCTGTCGGCGTTCATGCTGACCATCACCGCCGTCGTCGGGCTCGCCTCGATGCTGTTCTCGGTGCGGTACGTCAGCGCCGAGAATCAGCGCGTCTACTACCACCCGCTCTTCCACTTACTGACGGTGGGCGTGACCGGCGCGTTCCTCACCGGCGACCTGTTCAACCTCTTCGTCTGGTTCGAGGTGATGCTCATCGTCAGCTACGTGTTCGTCGCGTTCTACGGCACCGACTACGCCACCGCGGCGTCGTTCCGCTACCTCGTGTTGAACGTCTTCGGGAGCGCGCTCATGCTCGTCGCCATCGGAGGGCTCTACGCCACCACGGGCACGCTCAACATGGCGGACATGGCGCGGCGGCTGGCCGAGCCCGCCGCGTACGGCGTCGACCCCGCGCCCGCCGTCGGTCTGGCGGCGCTGCTGCTCGCGGTGTTCGCGCTGAAGGCCGGGCTCGTCCCCTTCCAGTTCTGGGTGCCCGCCGCCTACACCGCCGCGCCGCCGCCCGTCACCGCGATGTTCGCCGGCGTCACGAAGAAGGTCGGGATGTACGCCATCGTCCGGCTCTACTTCACGGTGTTCGCGGGCGCGCCCGTCGGCATCGACGTGCCCGGCGTTCCCGGCGGCTCGCCGCTCGCGTTCCTCGCGCCGGTGCTCGCGGCGATGGGCGTCGCGAGCATCCTCGTCGGCGGGTTCGGCGCGGTCGGCCAGGACCGCCTCGAACGCGTGTTCGCGTACTCCAGCGTCGGCCAGGTCGGCTTCATCGCGGTCGCCGTCGCCGTCGCCGCGGCGGCCACCGGACCGCTCCGAGGCGTCGCCATCGCGGCCGCACTGGTGTTCGCGCTCCACCACTCGCTCGCGAAGGGACTGCTCTTCCTCGGGGCGGCCGCCGTCAAGGACGCCACCGGGACGGACAGCCTGCCGGACCTCGGCGGCGTCGCCGGCCGTTCGCCCGTGCTCTCGAGCGCCGTCTTCGTCGGCCTGCTCTCGCTCGTCGGGCTGCCGCCGCTGACCGGGTTCTTCGGGAAGCTCCTCACGTTCGACGCCGCGGCCCGCGGGCTCGCGACCGACGCTCGGGCGCTGTCGGCGCTCGCGCTCGCCGCGCTCCTGCTCGGCGCCGTGCTCACGATTCTGTACACGACCCGGGTGTGGGCCCGCGGCTTCTGGGGGCTGGAGACGCCCGCGGTCGAGGTCGCGACTGTCGACACCGGGCAGGTCGCAGTCGTCGCCGCGCTCGCCGTGATGGTCGTGCTCGTCGGCGTCGGCTTCGACCCCGTCTACCGGTTCGCCGAGACGGCCGCGAGCGCCGCCGTCGACAGCGAGGCGTACGTCGACGTCGTGGGCCTCGACGGAGGTGGGAGCGCGTGA
- a CDS encoding monovalent cation/H+ antiporter complex subunit F, with protein MAADGLIEPVVNAAIVLVALLNLLCGYRAVRGPTVPDRVVALDAIATNVVAIAVLFAIKTDRPLFVTVSLVLAIIAFLSTVAVAKFVTEGDIIVTQE; from the coding sequence ATGGCCGCTGACGGGCTGATCGAGCCGGTCGTGAACGCCGCGATCGTGCTCGTCGCGCTGCTGAACCTGCTCTGCGGCTACCGCGCGGTCCGCGGCCCGACGGTCCCCGACCGCGTCGTCGCGCTCGACGCCATCGCGACGAACGTCGTCGCCATCGCCGTCCTGTTCGCCATCAAGACCGACCGGCCGCTGTTCGTGACCGTCAGCCTCGTGCTCGCCATCATCGCGTTCCTCTCGACGGTCGCGGTCGCGAAGTTCGTCACGGAAGGCGACATCATCGTCACGCAGGAGTGA